One window of Acidobacteriota bacterium genomic DNA carries:
- the ilvC gene encoding ketol-acid reductoisomerase, translated as MILPDKEKKRVVMVGYGSQGRALSLNLRDSGLSVTLGLRSGSKSRRRARQDRFASITTIGQAVRVADVVCMAFPDHLHGRVFSRDIEKNLRAGATLLFLHGMSVHFGLVKPPAACDVVLIAPHAPGVALREKFLTDRSVSAFYAVARNHSGKALRTVFGLADAIGIKRKRLLKTTFAAEAVGDIFGEQAVLCGGLSALIKNGFEVLVENGLPPEHAYLEVAYQLDLIVRLIKEHGIEGMLRRISATARYGSILAGPKLIDGAVRKRMTRLYREIESGTFARRLSTLEPDLMASIDKQLLALSHPDLEKAAKKFSR; from the coding sequence GTGATTCTGCCAGACAAGGAAAAAAAACGCGTGGTCATGGTCGGCTACGGTTCCCAGGGCCGGGCCCTCTCTCTGAACCTGCGGGACTCCGGGCTCAGCGTAACGCTGGGGTTACGCTCCGGGTCGAAATCCCGCAGGCGCGCGCGACAGGACCGGTTTGCCTCCATAACCACGATTGGGCAGGCCGTGCGCGTGGCTGATGTTGTCTGCATGGCCTTTCCCGATCATCTTCACGGTCGTGTATTCAGCCGGGACATCGAGAAGAACCTCAGGGCGGGCGCAACGCTGCTCTTCCTGCACGGGATGTCGGTGCATTTCGGACTCGTAAAACCCCCCGCCGCCTGTGATGTCGTGCTGATCGCACCGCACGCCCCCGGGGTGGCTCTAAGGGAGAAATTCCTTACGGACCGCTCTGTCTCGGCCTTCTATGCCGTGGCCCGGAACCATTCAGGCAAGGCCCTGCGCACTGTCTTTGGCTTGGCCGACGCGATAGGGATAAAGCGGAAGCGACTGCTGAAGACCACCTTCGCGGCCGAGGCGGTCGGCGACATTTTCGGCGAGCAGGCCGTGCTCTGCGGCGGGCTGTCGGCCCTGATCAAGAACGGGTTCGAGGTTCTGGTGGAAAACGGGCTCCCGCCGGAGCACGCCTACCTGGAAGTGGCGTATCAGCTCGACCTGATTGTGCGCCTGATCAAGGAACACGGGATTGAAGGTATGTTGCGACGTATTTCCGCTACCGCCCGCTACGGCTCGATTCTGGCCGGCCCCAAGCTGATAGATGGAGCCGTAAGAAAAAGGATGACGCGCCTGTACCGCGAAATCGAATCCGGAACCTTCGCCCGCCGGCTGTCGACTCTCGAGCCCGACCTGATGGCCTCGATTGACAAGCAACTGCTTGCCCTGAGTCACCCCGACCTGGAAAAGGCCGCCAAAAAGTTCTCCCGTTAA